In the genome of Chelonia mydas isolate rCheMyd1 chromosome 26, rCheMyd1.pri.v2, whole genome shotgun sequence, one region contains:
- the LOC102930758 gene encoding prolactin-releasing peptide receptor, which translates to MEPIGNWDKLPANDSINEIVLKNSSNSSSQFTGVQLIQSFKPLIIPCYALVVLIGIFGNYLLLYVICRTKKMHNVTNFFIGNLAFSDMLMCATCVPFTLAYAFNPQGWIFGKFLCYFVFLMQPMTVYVSVFTLTAIAVDRYYATVHPLKKRISVTTCVYVVGGIWLLSCTLVAPAIAHTYHVEFQKEGFAICEEFWMEKEKERLAYAYSTLIITYILPLSAVSLAYICITVKLKNRVVPGHPTQSQAEFDRVRKRKIFRLIVLVVAAFGICWLPIHVFNIIRDIDINLINKHYFLLIQLLCHWFAMSSSCCNPFLYAWLHDRFRSELKKMFTFKQKIIPTNNCVAVSVML; encoded by the exons ATGGAACCGATTGGGAATTGGGACAAGCTCCCAGCCAATGACAGCATCAATGAGATCGTCCTCAAGAACAGCTCCAATTCCAGCTCTCAGTTTACGGGAGTCCAGTTGATCCAGTCCTTCAAGCCCCTCATCATCCCCTGCTACGCCCTGGTGGTGCTGATCGGCATCTTCGGCAACTACCTTCTCCTCTACGTCATCTGTAGGACCAAGAAGATGCACAATGTCACCAACTTCTTCATCGGGAACTTGGCTTTCTCAGACATGCTGATGTGTGCGACATGTGTTCCTTTTACCCTGGCCTACGCCTTCAACCCACAGGGCTGGATCTTCGGGAAGTTCTTGTGTTATTTCGTGTTCCTGATGCAGCCTATGACAGTCTATGTGTCTGTCTTCACCCTCACAGCGATTGCTGTAGACAG GTACTATGCCACAGTGCACCCACTGAAGAAGCGCATCTCGGTCACCAcctgtgtgtatgtggtgggtgGAATCTGGTTGCTGTCCTGCACGCTGGTGGCCCCCGCCATCGCCCACACGTATCACGTGGAGTTCCAGAAGGAAGGATTTGCCATCTGTGAGGAGTTCTggatggagaaggagaaggagcgCCTGGCCTATGCCTACAGCACCCTGATCATCACCTACATCCTGCCCCTCTCAGCTGTCTCCCTCGCATACATCTGCATCACAGTCAAGCTGAAGAACCGTGTGGTGCCCGGTCACCCAACGCAAAGCCAGGCAGAGTTCGACCgggtgaggaagaggaagatCTTCCGCCTCATCGTGCTGGTGGTGGCTGCCTTTGGAATCTGCTGGCTCCCCATCCATGTCTTCAACATCATTCGTGACATAGACATCAATCTCATCAACAAGCACTACTTCCTGCTCATCCAGCTGCTCTGCCACTGGTTCGCCATGAGCTCCTCCTGCTGCAACCCCTTCCTCTACGCCTGGCTGCATGACCGCTTCCGCAGCGAGCTGAAGAAGATGTTCACCTTCAAGCAGAAAATCATCCCCACCAATAACTGCGTAGCTGTGAGCGTGATGCTCTGA